A region of Sugiyamaella lignohabitans strain CBS 10342 chromosome A, complete sequence DNA encodes the following proteins:
- the FDH1 gene encoding formate dehydrogenase (NAD+) (NAD(+)-dependent formate dehydrogenase; may protect cells from exogenous formate; GO_component: GO:0005737 - cytoplasm [Evidence IEA,IEA]; GO_component: GO:0005829 - cytosol [Evidence IDA] [PMID 11921099]; GO_function: GO:0051287 - NAD binding [Evidence IEA]; GO_function: GO:0048037 - cofactor binding [Evidence IEA]; GO_function: GO:0008863 - formate dehydrogenase (NAD+) activity [Evidence IEA]; GO_function: GO:0008863 - formate dehydrogenase (NAD+) activity [Evidence IGI,ISS] [PMID 11921099]; GO_function: GO:0008863 - formate dehydrogenase (NAD+) activity [Evidence IDA] [PMID 21246355]; GO_function: GO:0016491 - oxidoreductase activity [Evidence IEA]; GO_function: GO:0016616 - oxidoreductase activity, acting on the CH-OH group of donors, NAD or NADP as acceptor [Evidence IEA]; GO_process: GO:0042183 - formate catabolic process [Evidence IGI] [PMID 11921099]; GO_process: GO:0042183 - formate catabolic process [Evidence IGI] [PMID 19564482]; GO_process: GO:0008152 - metabolic process [Evidence IEA]; GO_process: GO:0055114 - oxidation-reduction process [Evidence IEA,IEA]) has translation MGSHKLAILDDYQNVAQSFGNWEQVRAAGIEITSFNDYIPQSDLVTKLAPFSIVVTTRERTVLSRETLSKLPNLKLITTNGNRNPAIDTKAAKELGIIVATTGGPKLSPPKKEYEGQGGNGTGEHIWAIISSVVKKIPAYDRGVKAGAPRWQSVGTNVSQDLPFHFRGSTIGLIGLGHLGGFTAEVARVFGAKVIAWSPHLTEERLTPAQKEYIKVVSKEELLKTADIVSVHLVLSSTTRGIIGEDDLKLLKPTAFLINTSRGPLIQEAPLLKILQEGKIRGGAFDVFDQEPLPLDSPWRKLGDNVVLTPHIAYVEAPTYEGWFASASDNVLLWSQGKVDQLNILQ, from the coding sequence atgggATCTCACAAGCTTGCAATTCTTGACGATTATCAAAATGTCGCACAGTCATTTGGAAATTGGGAACAAGTTCGAGCTGCAGGTATCGAAATAACCAGTTTCAACGACTACATCCCTCAGTCCGATTTAGTTACCAAATTGGCCCCGTTTTCAATTGTTGTTACAACTCGCGAAAGAACAGTCTTATCTCGTGAAACATTGTCCAAACTGCCAAATCTCAAATTGATCACTACGAATGGTAATAGAAACCCTGCAATTGATACAAAGGCTGCCAAAGAACTGGGAATAATTGTTGCTACTACTGGCGGTCCCAAATTGTCACCACCCAAAAAAGAGTATGAGGGCCAGGGTGGCAATGGGACCGGTGAGCATATATGGGCTATTATCTCGAGTGTTGTAAAAAAGATTCCTGCCTATGACAGGGGAGTTAAGGCGGGAGCTCCAAGATGGCAATCAGTAGGAACGAATGTGTCACAAGACCTGCCCTTTCATTTTAGAGGAAGCACCATTGGTCTGATTGGTCTTGGTCACCTAGGTGGGTTTACGGCAGAAGTCGCTAGAGTATTTGGTGCCAAAGTTATTGCTTGGTCTCCTCATCTAACAGAAGAACGATTGACACCAGCTCAAAAAGAGTATATAAAAGTTGTGTCAAAGGAAGAATTGCTAAAGACAGCTGATATTGTATCAGTCCATTTAGTCTTATCATCTACAACACGTGGAATTATAGGTGAGGACGATTTGAAGTTACTTAAGCCTACAGCTTTTTTGATAAATACCTCTCGTGGACCTCTCATTCAGGAAGCTCCGCTACTTAAGATTCTCCAGGAAGGTAAAATTAGGGGTGGTGCCTTTGATGTTTTTGACCAAGAACCACTTCCGTTGGATAGTCCGTGGAGAAAGTTAGGCGATAATGTCGTTTTAACTCCACATATTGCTTATGTGGAAGCGCCGACCTATGAAGGCTGGTTTGCTAGTGCATCGGACAATGTCCTTCTTTGGTCACAGGGCAAGGTTGACCAATTGAATATTCTTCAGTAA